The Candidatus Dechloromonas phosphoritropha genome includes a region encoding these proteins:
- a CDS encoding DUF484 family protein, translating to MSAPFPEDVADYLKNNPGFFEQYADLMAQIFVPHPHDGRAVSLAERQMLTLRDKNRETESKLAELIAFGEENDQIGEKVHRLAVGLIAVETFSAVIHLLRFHLRDDFSVPHVTLRLWKKPEGINDLPEFVAVSEELQVFADTLTHPYCGSTSGFGTGAWFGGQAAHLRSQALVALCDGGATIGMLALGSEDGKRFYHEMGTLYLERIGEMVSAALTRVA from the coding sequence ATGAGCGCGCCCTTTCCCGAAGATGTAGCCGATTACCTGAAGAACAATCCCGGATTCTTCGAGCAGTATGCCGACCTGATGGCGCAGATCTTCGTTCCACACCCTCATGATGGGCGGGCGGTTTCGCTGGCCGAGCGGCAGATGCTGACGCTGCGCGACAAGAACCGCGAAACCGAGAGCAAACTAGCCGAGCTGATCGCCTTCGGAGAAGAAAATGACCAGATCGGCGAGAAGGTGCATCGACTTGCGGTCGGCCTGATTGCGGTCGAGACTTTTTCAGCGGTCATCCATCTGCTGCGATTTCATCTGCGCGACGATTTTTCGGTTCCGCATGTCACCCTGCGCCTGTGGAAAAAACCCGAAGGAATCAATGACCTCCCGGAATTTGTTGCGGTCTCGGAAGAACTGCAGGTTTTCGCCGACACGCTGACGCATCCATACTGCGGTTCGACCTCCGGCTTTGGCACTGGCGCCTGGTTTGGCGGACAGGCGGCGCACCTGCGCTCGCAGGCGCTGGTCGCCCTCTGCGACGGCGGCGCGACGATCGGCATGCTGGCGCTCGGCAGCGAGGACGGCAAGCGCTTCTATCATGAGATGGGTACGCTCTATCTCGAGCGCATAGGCGAGATGGTTTCGGCCGCGCTGACTCGCGTTGCCTAG
- a CDS encoding DUF2783 domain-containing protein — MSLILTPNFNEPGKSYSRAFSPGDDFYEALIETHCDLSDVQSALLNARLVLLLSNHIGDINVLREAMKIAREGV; from the coding sequence ATGTCACTGATCCTGACCCCCAATTTCAACGAACCTGGAAAAAGTTACTCCCGCGCCTTCTCGCCGGGCGACGACTTCTACGAAGCGCTGATCGAAACCCATTGTGATCTCAGCGACGTGCAGAGCGCGTTGCTCAACGCCAGGCTGGTGCTCCTGCTTTCCAACCATATTGGCGACATCAACGTGCTGCGCGAAGCGATGAAGATCGCCCGCGAAGGCGTCTGA
- the dapF gene encoding diaminopimelate epimerase: MKLEFVKMHGLGNDFVVINGIRQPVLLTPEQLRYISHRHFGVGCDQILLVEAARQPDVDFRYRIFNADGGEVEQCGNGARCFARFVHEQGLTDKREIRVETLGGIITPRLEGDGNVTVNMGIPRFLPSEIPFIHDEDVVIYSLDVADETLDISVVSLGNPHAVQVVASVDSAPVNTHGPLIEWHERFPQRANAGFMQVVDRHAIRLRVHERGAGETLACGTGACAAAVTGIRRGLLDSPVRVATRGGDLNIAWGGPGRPVLMTGPAVTVFTGEIEL, from the coding sequence GTGAAACTCGAATTCGTCAAAATGCACGGTCTGGGTAACGACTTCGTTGTCATCAACGGCATCCGCCAGCCGGTTTTGCTTACACCGGAACAACTGCGCTACATCTCGCACCGCCATTTCGGCGTCGGCTGCGACCAGATCCTGCTGGTCGAGGCAGCGCGGCAACCGGATGTCGATTTCCGCTATCGCATTTTCAACGCGGATGGTGGCGAGGTCGAACAGTGCGGCAATGGCGCGCGCTGCTTTGCGCGTTTTGTGCATGAACAGGGGCTGACCGACAAGCGCGAGATTCGCGTCGAGACTTTGGGCGGAATCATTACCCCACGCCTCGAGGGAGACGGCAATGTCACGGTCAACATGGGAATCCCTCGCTTTCTGCCGAGCGAGATTCCCTTCATCCATGACGAAGACGTAGTGATCTACTCTCTCGACGTCGCCGATGAAACGCTGGACATCAGCGTCGTCTCGCTGGGCAATCCGCATGCCGTGCAGGTCGTCGCCAGCGTGGACAGCGCACCGGTCAATACGCATGGCCCCCTGATCGAATGGCATGAGCGCTTCCCGCAGCGGGCCAATGCCGGCTTCATGCAAGTGGTCGATCGCCACGCGATCAGGCTACGCGTCCATGAACGCGGCGCGGGTGAAACGCTGGCCTGCGGCACGGGCGCTTGCGCGGCTGCGGTGACCGGCATCCGGCGCGGCCTGCTAGACTCGCCGGTGCGGGTGGCAACACGCGGCGGCGATCTCAACATTGCCTGGGGTGGCCCGGGTCGCCCCGTGCTGATGACCGGCCCGGCAGTTACCGTTTTCACTGGAGAAATAGAACTATGA
- a CDS encoding lysophospholipid acyltransferase family protein, with protein sequence MVFLFRVLSLLPLGVLHTLGGWLGRLIYWLSPTYRRHLRDNLAQAGLNPSLRGAVAAEAGKQMLELSRIWMRTLEEAVTQVVEVTGWNHVEAAQAAGKGIVFLTPHLGCFEITAQYLSAHFPITVLYRPPKRTSLQQLIEMGRQRAQLHLAPADLTGVRSLIKALKRGQAIGLLPDQAPKSGEGVWLDFFGRPAYTMTLAARLTETGASTLMTWGERLPGGRGYRVHFSPLRVTLEGNTIERAQRINHEVEHLVHRCPAQYLWGYNRYKRPAGAEPPPASGRAA encoded by the coding sequence ATGGTTTTTCTTTTTCGCGTCCTTTCCTTGCTGCCGCTGGGTGTGCTGCACACGTTGGGAGGGTGGCTCGGTCGCCTAATCTATTGGTTGTCGCCGACCTATCGTCGTCACCTGCGGGACAACCTTGCCCAGGCTGGTCTCAATCCCTCGCTGCGGGGTGCCGTGGCAGCCGAGGCGGGCAAGCAGATGCTTGAACTGTCGCGCATCTGGATGCGGACGCTGGAAGAGGCCGTTACCCAGGTAGTGGAGGTGACCGGCTGGAACCATGTCGAAGCCGCACAGGCCGCCGGCAAGGGCATTGTCTTTCTGACGCCCCATCTGGGCTGTTTCGAGATCACGGCACAATATCTGTCGGCACATTTTCCGATAACGGTACTTTATCGACCGCCGAAGCGCACTTCGCTGCAGCAGTTGATCGAAATGGGGCGCCAGCGAGCCCAGTTGCACCTGGCGCCCGCCGACCTGACCGGCGTCCGCTCGCTGATCAAGGCCCTCAAGCGCGGTCAGGCAATTGGGCTTCTCCCCGACCAGGCGCCGAAATCGGGAGAAGGGGTCTGGCTCGACTTCTTCGGCCGCCCGGCTTACACGATGACGCTGGCTGCCCGGCTGACCGAAACGGGCGCCAGCACGCTGATGACCTGGGGTGAGCGGCTACCCGGCGGGCGCGGCTACAGGGTGCACTTTTCTCCGCTGCGGGTAACGCTGGAGGGCAATACGATCGAACGCGCGCAACGGATCAACCATGAAGTCGAGCATCTGGTTCATCGATGCCCGGCCCAGTATCTGTGGGGCTACAACCGTTACAAGCGCCCGGCCGGCGCCGAACCGCCACCGGCGAGCGGGCGCGCAGCATGA
- a CDS encoding acetoacetate--CoA ligase, which produces MTYAIAETPLWKPDPATVGDTRMAMFMQATDHGYYGDLWQWSVDQPEAFWSTLWDFCGAVGEKGSEILVDRDRMPGARWFPQARLNYAENLLKNRDDGEALVFWGEDKVKRRMSRAELYAEVARFQRFLIEAGVGEGDRVAGYLPNLPEALVAMLATTSLGAIWSSASPDFGVQGVLDRFGQIEPKVLVCVDGYWYNGKAVDCLEKNAEVVAQMPSLLKTVVVSYLAAVPDVGRIANAVRWDDIATTMESTAGPRVDGENRVIFKRVAFEHPLFIMFSSGTTGVPKCIVHCHGGVLLQHLKEHQLHSDVRPGDRLFYFTTCGWMMWNWLVSGLACGATLLLYDGSPFAAKGKVLFDYAAAEKMTHLGTSAKFIDAAAKLGLTPGKTHDLSALRAMFSTGSPLSPEGFDWVYREIKQDILLASISGGTDIVSCFVLGNPVLPVYRGEIQCRGLGMAVDVFDDAGQPVRSEKGELVCTMPFPVMPVGFWNDVDGKKYHAAYFERFDNIWCHGDFSELTAHDGIIIYGRSDATLNPGGVRIGTAEIYRQVEQLPEILESLVIGQDWPPGKNDDVRVVLFVKLQEGHTLDAGLVERVKKQIRDNTTPRHVPAKVVQVADIPRTKSGKIVELAVRNVVHDQPVKNVEALANPEALEYFRSRHELAD; this is translated from the coding sequence ATGACCTACGCCATCGCCGAAACACCCTTGTGGAAACCCGATCCGGCCACCGTCGGCGACACCCGCATGGCGATGTTCATGCAGGCGACCGACCACGGGTACTATGGCGATCTCTGGCAATGGTCGGTCGACCAGCCCGAGGCGTTCTGGTCGACGCTGTGGGATTTCTGCGGTGCCGTCGGTGAAAAGGGCTCGGAAATTCTTGTCGACCGTGACAGGATGCCTGGTGCACGCTGGTTCCCACAGGCCCGTCTCAACTATGCGGAAAACCTTCTGAAGAATCGCGATGACGGCGAGGCGCTGGTTTTCTGGGGCGAGGACAAGGTCAAGCGCCGCATGTCGCGCGCTGAACTCTACGCCGAAGTCGCCCGCTTCCAGCGCTTCCTGATCGAAGCCGGCGTCGGCGAGGGTGATCGTGTCGCCGGCTACCTGCCCAACCTGCCGGAAGCCTTGGTCGCCATGCTCGCCACCACCTCGCTCGGCGCCATCTGGTCGTCGGCGTCGCCCGACTTCGGCGTCCAGGGTGTGCTAGACCGTTTCGGCCAGATCGAGCCCAAGGTGCTAGTCTGCGTCGATGGCTACTGGTACAACGGCAAGGCAGTTGATTGCCTCGAAAAGAACGCCGAGGTCGTCGCGCAAATGCCGTCGCTGCTGAAGACGGTGGTCGTCTCCTACCTCGCTGCCGTGCCCGACGTCGGCAGGATTGCCAACGCCGTGCGCTGGGACGACATTGCTACAACCATGGAATCAACGGCTGGCCCTAGGGTCGACGGCGAAAATAGGGTCATTTTCAAACGCGTCGCCTTCGAGCACCCATTGTTCATCATGTTTTCCAGCGGCACCACCGGCGTGCCGAAATGCATCGTCCATTGCCACGGCGGCGTGTTGCTCCAGCACCTGAAGGAGCATCAGCTGCACAGCGACGTCCGTCCTGGCGACCGGCTGTTCTACTTCACCACCTGCGGCTGGATGATGTGGAACTGGCTGGTTTCCGGCCTGGCCTGCGGCGCCACGCTGCTGCTCTACGACGGGTCGCCATTCGCCGCCAAGGGCAAGGTGCTGTTCGACTACGCGGCCGCCGAGAAGATGACGCATTTAGGCACCTCGGCCAAGTTCATCGATGCCGCCGCCAAGCTCGGCCTGACACCGGGCAAGACGCATGACCTGTCTGCCCTGCGCGCCATGTTTTCGACTGGCAGCCCGCTCTCGCCGGAAGGCTTCGACTGGGTCTATCGCGAGATCAAGCAGGACATCCTGCTCGCCTCGATTTCCGGCGGCACCGATATCGTCTCCTGCTTCGTACTCGGCAACCCGGTGCTGCCGGTCTATCGTGGAGAGATCCAGTGTCGCGGGCTGGGTATGGCCGTCGACGTGTTCGACGATGCCGGCCAGCCGGTGCGCTCCGAAAAGGGCGAACTGGTGTGCACCATGCCATTCCCCGTCATGCCGGTCGGTTTCTGGAACGATGTGGACGGCAAAAAATACCATGCCGCCTACTTCGAACGCTTCGATAATATCTGGTGTCACGGCGATTTCTCGGAGCTAACCGCCCACGACGGCATCATCATTTATGGTCGTTCCGACGCGACGCTCAACCCCGGCGGCGTGCGTATCGGCACGGCGGAAATCTATCGCCAGGTCGAGCAACTGCCGGAAATCCTCGAATCGTTGGTCATTGGCCAGGATTGGCCGCCGGGCAAGAACGACGACGTGCGCGTCGTGTTGTTCGTCAAACTGCAGGAAGGCCATACGCTGGATGCGGGTCTGGTCGAGCGCGTCAAAAAGCAGATCCGCGACAACACCACGCCGCGCCATGTACCGGCCAAGGTCGTTCAGGTGGCTGATATCCCGCGCACCAAGTCGGGCAAGATCGTCGAGCTGGCCGTGCGCAACGTAGTGCACGACCAGCCAGTCAAGAACGTCGAGGCGCTGGCCAATCCGGAAGCCCTCGAATATTTCCGCAGCCGTCACGAACTCGCCGACTAG
- the maiA gene encoding maleylacetoacetate isomerase, whose amino-acid sequence MLRLYTYFRSSAAYRVRIALNLKGLAYEALPVHLVRDGGQQNHAAYRALSPLGTVPTLETDSGTFTQSLAIIEYLDEIHPLPPLLPESAAGRARVRARVRALAQTVACDIHPVNNLRVLQYLGKHFAATQEQKEAWYRHWVSAGLLAVEQLLAGHPATGAFCHGEVPTLADCCLVPQVFNARRFDCPFDAMPTIRRITAACESLPAFCNAAPAMQPDAE is encoded by the coding sequence ATGCTCAGGCTCTACACCTATTTCCGCAGTTCTGCCGCCTATCGGGTGCGCATCGCGCTCAACCTGAAGGGCCTGGCGTATGAGGCGCTACCGGTGCATTTGGTGCGCGATGGCGGCCAGCAAAACCACGCTGCCTATCGGGCGCTCAGCCCGCTGGGTACGGTGCCGACCTTGGAAACCGATTCCGGCACCTTCACCCAGTCGCTGGCGATCATCGAATATCTCGACGAAATCCATCCGCTGCCGCCGCTGCTGCCGGAGTCGGCCGCGGGCAGGGCGCGGGTCAGGGCGCGGGTCAGGGCGCTGGCGCAGACCGTCGCCTGCGATATCCATCCCGTCAACAACCTGCGCGTCCTGCAATACCTTGGCAAGCATTTCGCGGCGACCCAGGAGCAGAAGGAGGCCTGGTATCGCCACTGGGTAAGCGCGGGCCTGCTCGCCGTCGAGCAGTTGCTTGCCGGCCACCCGGCCACCGGCGCCTTCTGCCACGGCGAAGTACCGACGCTGGCCGACTGTTGCCTGGTGCCGCAGGTCTTCAATGCGCGTCGCTTCGACTGTCCGTTCGACGCAATGCCGACCATCCGCCGTATCACCGCCGCCTGCGAGTCGCTGCCGGCTTTTTGCAACGCCGCTCCGGCCATGCAGCCGGACGCTGAATGA
- a CDS encoding GNAT family N-acetyltransferase: MTESLKIEIHHITPPDVPAISALAREIWQAAYPGIITQEQIDFMLEQRYGHERLYDDLEDADKWLDQAFLDGRRVGFAFSEIYKGEFKLDKLYIHPDVQRRGVGGQLIEHVAVRARKLGYPCVILAVNKRNTKAIGSYEKYGFVVRESIVDDIGRGFVMDDYVMEKKL; this comes from the coding sequence ATGACAGAAAGCCTGAAAATCGAAATCCACCACATTACTCCGCCGGACGTGCCCGCCATCTCGGCGCTGGCCCGCGAAATCTGGCAGGCCGCCTACCCGGGCATCATCACCCAGGAGCAGATCGACTTCATGCTTGAGCAGCGCTATGGCCACGAGCGGCTCTACGATGATCTCGAGGATGCCGACAAGTGGCTCGATCAGGCATTTCTCGACGGGCGGCGGGTCGGTTTTGCCTTCAGTGAGATCTACAAGGGTGAATTCAAGCTCGACAAGCTCTATATCCACCCAGACGTACAACGCCGCGGGGTCGGCGGCCAGTTGATCGAACACGTGGCGGTCCGCGCCCGGAAACTCGGTTATCCGTGCGTGATCCTCGCGGTCAACAAACGCAACACCAAGGCCATCGGCTCCTACGAGAAATACGGTTTCGTCGTCCGTGAGTCGATCGTCGACGACATCGGTCGCGGCTTCGTCATGGATGATTACGTGATGGAGAAGAAGCTTTAA
- a CDS encoding lipid A biosynthesis acyltransferase, whose amino-acid sequence MKTAASHLLVAFLWLLHWLPLPVLRALGWGLGRLLFVLARARREITLTNLRLCFPEMPQAEREKLARAHFVAFSRAVLDRTLGWWASRERLERIIRVTGVERLKDPDGRPVIMLCPHFVGLDAGATRLSMFVTACSVYSNQKNPVFNKLLYDGRKRFSDTVLLSRQEGMRRILKALKDGYQFYYLPDMDFGRKESIFVPFFGVQAATIPALSRLVRLTGARVVPCIARQVPDGYEVEVMQSWENYPGESVEADTAFVNRFIEGQVLRMPEQYFWLHKRFKTRPPGEQRLYK is encoded by the coding sequence ATGAAAACGGCGGCTTCGCACCTCCTTGTCGCCTTCCTCTGGCTGCTCCACTGGCTACCCTTGCCCGTCCTGCGCGCGCTCGGCTGGGGGCTCGGAAGGCTGCTCTTCGTCCTGGCGCGCGCCCGGCGCGAGATCACGCTGACCAACCTGCGCCTATGCTTTCCGGAAATGCCGCAGGCCGAACGCGAAAAGCTGGCGCGGGCGCATTTCGTCGCCTTCAGCCGTGCGGTGCTCGACCGCACGCTCGGCTGGTGGGCATCCAGGGAGCGCCTCGAGCGCATCATCCGCGTCACGGGCGTCGAGCGCCTGAAGGATCCCGATGGTCGTCCGGTGATCATGCTCTGTCCGCATTTTGTCGGGCTCGATGCCGGCGCCACGCGTCTTTCCATGTTCGTGACGGCGTGCAGTGTCTATTCGAACCAGAAGAATCCCGTTTTCAACAAGTTGCTTTATGATGGTCGCAAGCGTTTCAGCGATACGGTCCTCCTGTCCCGGCAGGAAGGAATGCGCAGGATTCTCAAGGCATTGAAGGATGGCTATCAGTTCTACTATCTGCCGGACATGGATTTCGGGCGCAAGGAGTCGATTTTCGTGCCCTTTTTCGGGGTCCAGGCGGCGACCATTCCCGCCCTCTCGCGACTGGTGCGGCTGACTGGCGCCCGGGTGGTGCCGTGCATTGCGCGCCAGGTGCCGGACGGCTATGAGGTGGAAGTCATGCAATCATGGGAGAATTACCCCGGCGAGAGTGTCGAGGCCGATACCGCGTTCGTCAACCGTTTCATCGAAGGCCAGGTACTGCGTATGCCGGAGCAGTATTTCTGGTTGCACAAGCGTTTCAAGACCCGGCCACCTGGAGAGCAGAGGTTATACAAATGA
- a CDS encoding methionine adenosyltransferase: MSEHLFTSESVGEGHPDKVSDQISDAILDAILAQDKYSRVAAETLCNTGLVVLAGEITTNANVDYIQVARDTIKRIGYDNTEYGIDYKGCAVLVAYDKQSPDIAQGVNAAYDDNLGQGAGDQGLMFGYACDETDSLMPLPIYLSHRLVERQAMLRKDGRLPWARPDAKSQVTIRYVDGRPDSIDTVVLSTQHSPDISLEDLREATVELIIKPVLPQELIKGDIKYLVNPTGRFVVGGPQGDCGLTGRKIIVDTYGGAAPHGGGAFSGKDPSKVDRSAAYAGRYVAKNIVAAGLAARCLVQISYAIGVAEPTSVMIDTFGTGRVSNETLTELVKKHFDLRPKGIVNMLDLLRPIYQKTAAYGHFGRDEPEFTWESTDRAALLRGDAGL, from the coding sequence ATGAGCGAGCATCTCTTTACCTCGGAATCGGTTGGCGAAGGCCATCCCGACAAGGTTTCCGACCAGATTTCCGACGCCATCCTCGACGCCATCCTGGCTCAGGACAAGTATTCGCGCGTCGCCGCCGAAACACTGTGCAATACCGGCCTCGTCGTTCTGGCCGGCGAAATCACCACCAACGCCAACGTCGACTACATCCAGGTCGCCCGCGACACGATCAAGCGCATCGGCTACGACAACACCGAGTATGGCATCGACTACAAGGGCTGTGCCGTGCTCGTCGCCTACGACAAGCAGAGCCCGGACATTGCCCAGGGCGTCAACGCCGCCTATGACGACAACCTTGGTCAGGGCGCCGGCGACCAGGGCCTGATGTTCGGCTACGCCTGCGACGAAACCGACTCGCTGATGCCGCTGCCGATCTATCTTTCGCACCGGCTCGTCGAGCGCCAGGCCATGCTGCGCAAGGACGGCCGCCTGCCCTGGGCGCGCCCGGATGCCAAGTCGCAGGTCACCATCCGCTACGTCGATGGCCGGCCGGATTCGATCGACACCGTCGTGCTGTCCACCCAGCACTCGCCGGACATCAGCCTCGAAGACCTGCGCGAAGCAACGGTCGAGCTGATCATCAAGCCAGTGCTGCCGCAGGAACTGATCAAGGGCGACATCAAGTATCTGGTCAACCCGACTGGCCGTTTCGTCGTCGGCGGCCCGCAGGGCGACTGCGGCCTGACCGGGCGCAAGATCATCGTCGATACCTACGGCGGCGCTGCCCCGCACGGCGGCGGCGCGTTTTCCGGCAAGGACCCGTCGAAGGTCGACCGGTCCGCCGCCTACGCCGGCCGCTACGTCGCCAAGAACATCGTCGCCGCCGGCCTCGCCGCGCGCTGCCTGGTGCAGATTTCCTACGCCATTGGCGTCGCCGAGCCGACCTCGGTCATGATCGACACCTTCGGCACCGGCCGCGTCAGCAACGAAACCCTGACCGAACTGGTCAAGAAGCATTTCGACCTGCGTCCGAAAGGCATCGTCAACATGCTCGACCTGCTGCGCCCGATTTACCAGAAGACCGCCGCCTACGGCCATTTCGGCCGCGACGAGCCGGAATTTACGTGGGAAAGTACGGATCGTGCAGCGCTGCTGCGTGGCGACGCAGGCCTGTAG
- a CDS encoding VOC family protein: MKIQRIHHVAYRCKNARETVEWYGKYLNMGFVLAIAENEVPSTRELDPYMHIFLDAGNGNILAFFELPTKPPMGRDPNTPAWTQHIAFEVESIEALLEAKAKLEADGIEVVGPTDHTIFKSIYFFDPSGHRLELAVNTGTPKMARMLDEWALTKKAPQHARWMHDGSYAAE, translated from the coding sequence ATGAAGATCCAGAGAATTCACCACGTCGCCTACCGCTGCAAGAACGCCAGGGAAACCGTCGAGTGGTACGGGAAGTACCTGAACATGGGCTTCGTTCTGGCGATTGCCGAGAACGAGGTGCCGTCGACCCGGGAGCTGGACCCGTACATGCACATCTTCCTCGATGCCGGCAATGGCAACATCCTCGCCTTCTTCGAGTTGCCGACCAAGCCGCCGATGGGCCGCGACCCGAACACGCCGGCGTGGACCCAGCACATCGCCTTCGAAGTCGAATCGATCGAAGCCCTTCTCGAAGCCAAGGCCAAACTGGAAGCCGACGGCATCGAGGTGGTCGGGCCGACCGATCACACCATCTTCAAGTCGATCTACTTCTTCGACCCGAGTGGTCACCGCCTCGAACTGGCGGTGAACACCGGCACCCCGAAGATGGCGCGGATGCTCGACGAGTGGGCGCTGACGAAGAAGGCGCCGCAGCACGCGCGCTGGATGCATGACGGCAGCTACGCCGCGGAGTAG